In a genomic window of Brassica rapa cultivar Chiifu-401-42 chromosome A10, CAAS_Brap_v3.01, whole genome shotgun sequence:
- the LOC103833190 gene encoding xylulose 5-phosphate/phosphate translocator, chloroplastic: MISLNLSASLNPGLTRTRHNPTRFSPLHAAAAADKPFSCQYPLSLPQIPTLQIREKPFLSILKRSRSVAAATGGEFESSEEAAAKENKKAKNLQLGIVFGLWYFQNIVFNIFNKKALNVFPYPWLLASFQLFAGSVWMLVLWSFKLYPCPKISKPFIVALLGPALFHTVGHISACVSFSKVAVSFTHVIKSAEPVFSVIFSSFLGDTYPLAVWLSILPIVMGCSLAAVTEVSFNLGGLSGAMISNVGFVLRNIYSKRSLQSFKEIDGLNLYGCISILSLVYLFPVAVFVEGSQWVQGYHKAIASVGKPWTFYSWVLLSGVFYHLYNQSSYQALDEISPLTFSVGNTMKRVVVIVSTVLVFRNPVRPLNALGSAIAIFGTFLYSQATAKKKKIEAGDDDKKN; this comes from the coding sequence ATGATCTCCTTGAACCTATCAGCTTCCCTAAACCCGGGTCTCACCCGAACCCGCCACAACCCTACCCGCTTCTCCCCTCTCcacgccgccgccgccgccgatAAACCCTTCAGCTGCCAATACCCACTAAGCCTCCCACAGATCCCCACTCTCCAGATTCGCGAAAAACCCTTCCTTTCAATCCTCAAAAGATCCAGATCCGTCGCCGCCGCGACCGGAGGAGAGTTCGAGTCGTCCGAGGAAGCGGCGGCGAAGGAGAATAAGAAAGCGAAGAACCTCCAGCTAGGGATAGTCTTCGGCCTCTGGTACTTCCAGAACATCGTCTTCAACATCTTCAACAAGAAGGCTCTCAACGTCTTCCCTTACCCCTGGCTCCTCGCTTCCTTCCAGCTCTTCGCCGGCTCCGTCTGGATGCTCGTCTTATGGTCCTTCAAGCTCTACCCTTGCCCTAAGATCTCCAAGCCGTTCATCGTCGCTCTCCTCGGACCCGCGCTGTTCCACACCGTAGGACACATCTCGGCTTGCGTCTCCTTCTCTAAAGTCGCTGTTTCGTTCACTCACGTGATTAAATCGGCTGAGCCTGTGTTCTCTGTGATTTTCTCGTCTTTCTTGGGAGACACGTATCCGTTAGCTGTTTGGTTGTCGATTCTACCGATAGTTATGGGTTGTTCTTTGGCTGCGGTTACTGAAGTGTCGTTCAACTTGGGTGGCTTATCTGGAGCTATGATTAGTAACGTTGGGTTTGTTTTAAGGAACATTTACTCTAAAAGGAGTCTACAGAGTTTTAAAGAGATTGATGGGTTGAATCTTTACGGTTGCATCAGTATACTCTCTCTGGTTTATTTGTTTCCTGTTGCGGTTTTTGTTGAAGGGTCGCAGTGGGTTCAGGGCTACCATAAGGCTATTGCTTCTGTTGGGAAACCGTGGACGTTTTACTCTTGGGTTTTGCTCTCTGGTGTCTTTTACCATTTGTACAACCAGTCTTCTTACCAGGCGCTTGATGAGATTAGTCCTTTGACTTTCTCTGTTGGGAACACGATGAAGAGGGTGGTGGTGATTGTCTCCACGGTTTTGGTGTTTAGGAACCCTGTTAGGCCACTGAATGCTCTTGGTTCAGCTATCGCGATTTTCGGTACTTTCTTGTATTCTCAGGCGActgccaagaagaagaagattgaagCTGGAGATGATGATAAGAAGAACTGA
- the LOC103833195 gene encoding chromo domain-containing protein LHP1, giving the protein MKGAGVKKKTQVVNDAGEAETAVETAGGSGKRSGDGGFGSDDGGGGDSVLREMGDDRRTEDEEEEEDDEDEEDEEDGGGGGGGKEERPKLDEGFFEIEAIRRKRVRKGKVQYLIKWRGWPETANTWEPKENLQSIADVIDAFEGSLKPGKPGRKPGRKRKHHGGSNSNTQLKKKQQRLTSTTSHDASERSDSFTSLNNSSLPNIRGPLNDDLCGSGDGEAAYAAANQVEANSSRRSVGMVGEEKDYDPTLSELRGPVVNSNGAAGCSQGGGGGIDNVRPNGLLKVYPKNSCGVIGAKRRKSGSVKRFKQDASTSNNNNSNNHTTAATDQNVTQELATLDSFGGVARIGNEYPGVLENNNLSQKSKVEELDIAKILKPVKFSSSVTNNVQDVLVTFLALRSDGEEVMVDNRFLKAHNPLLLIEFYEQHLKYNPER; this is encoded by the exons ATGAAAGGGGCAGGTGTGAAGAAGAAAACCCAGGTGGTGAACGACGCTGGTGAGGCGGAGACGGCGGTGGAAACAGCCGGAGGAAGCGGGAAAAGAAGTGGAGACGGTGGGTTTGGAAGTGACGACGGCGGAGGTGGAGATTCAGTTCTCCGCGAGATGGGTGATGATAGACGTACggaggatgaggaagaagaagaagacgacgaagacgaagaggatgaagaagacggaggaggaggaggaggagggaaaGAGGAAAGGCCAAAGCTTGATGAAGGGTTTTTCGAAATCGAAGCTATTCGTCGTAAGAGAGTTCGTAAA GGAAAGGTCCAGTATCTAATTAAATG GCGTGGATGGCCAGAAACTGCCAACACATGGGAGCCTAAAGAGAATCTCCAGTCTATTGCTGATGTTATAGATGCATTCGAAGGAAG TTTGAAGCCAGGGAAGCCTGGAAGGAAGCCAGGAAGAAAGCGTAAACATCATGGAGGTTCTAATTCTAATACTCagttgaagaagaagcagcAACGTTTAACATCTACTACATCACATGATGCCTCTGAGAGATCAGACTCTTTCACATCTCTTAACAACTCTAGCCTTCCTAACATTCGTGGTCCACTCAACGACGACCTCTGCGGTTCAGGAGATGGGGAAGCTGCTTATGCAGCAGCCAACCAAGTTGAAGCCAACAGCAGCAGGAGGAGTGTTGGGATGGTTGGAGAGGAGAAAGATTATGATCCGACGCTTAGCGAGCTGAGGGGACCAGTCGTTAACAGTAACGGTGCAGCAGGGTGTTCccaaggaggaggaggaggcattgATAATGTAAGACCAAATGGGCTTCTCAAGGTTTATCCTAAGAACAGTTGTGGGGTCATAGGTGCTAAGAGGAGGAAGTCTGGTTCTGTGAAAAGATTCAAACAAGACGCATCCACaagtaacaacaacaacagcaacaaccaCACAACAGCAGCTACTGATCAGAATGTGACACAAGAGTTGGCTACGTTAGACTCTTTTGGTGGAGTCGCGAGGATAGGGAACGAGTATCCTGGTGTGTTGGAGAATAACAATCTCTCTCAGAAAAGCAAGGTGGAGGAGCTGGATATTGCGAAGATCCTTAAACCAGTGAAGTTTTCTTCATCTGTGACAAACAATGTACAAGACGTGTTGGTGACATTCTTGGCTCTGAG GTCTGATGGGGAGGAAGTGATGGTAGACAACAGGTTTCTCAAGGCTCACAATCCTCTTCTG CTGATTGAATTCTACGAGCAGCATCTCAAGTACAATCCGGAAAGATAA
- the LOC103833196 gene encoding disease resistance protein TAO1 — protein MVIIETCALYYSKEERNLTTFCGRSLERESMAYLPCLSSAVWKTDVFVSFRGEDVRKTFVSHLFCELDRMGINAFRDDLDLERGKSISPELVDVIKGSRFAIVVVSRNYAASSWCLDELLKIMECKDALEQTIIPIFYEVDPSDVRRQHGSFGEDVESHSDKKKVKKWKEALTILAAICGEDSRNWRDESKLIKKIVKDISDKLVFTSLDDSKGLIGMSSHMDVLQSMMCVEDEGVRMVGIWGMGGVGKTTIAKYLYNELSRRFQAHCFIENVKEVCNRFGVRRLQGEFLCRMFGERDKEACSSVSCSTIIKKRFRHKRVLIVLDDVDISEQLNELVNETGWFGPGSRILVTTRDRHLLVSHGIDIDLIYKVKCLPNQEALHLFRNYAFRNEIIIPHEFQELSDQAINYASGLPLALRVLGSFLYRRSQREWESTLARLETSPQSDIMEVLRVSYDGLAEQEKAIFLYISCFYNMKHVDYVTRLLDICGYAAEIGITVLTEKSLIGISNGCIKMHDLLQQMGRELVRQQAVKNPAERFLLWDPEDICDLLSENSGTKLVEGMSLNLSEISEVFVSDRAFEGLSNLKLLNFYDLAYNGETRMHLPDGLSYLPRKLRYLRWDGYPLKSMPSRFHPEFLVEFCMSNSHLQKLWNGVQPLGKLKKMNLSRCKYLIEIPDLSKATNLEELDLSYCQSLAEVTPSIKNLQKLYCFYLTSCILLQRYKCSTETEELPSSINRLSCLVELDLSNCKSIRTLPSSVRNMVSLKSMNLVGCKHLENLPDSLQNLTSLENLEVSGCLNINEFPRVSTNIKVLRMSETSIEEIPARICNLSQLRSLDISGNERLKSLPVSISELRSLERLNLSGCSVLESFPPEICQTMRCLRWLDLEGTSIKELPENIGNLIALEVLQARRTAIRRAPWSIALLTRLQVLAIGNSFYASEGLHSLCPRLSKFDDLRVLYLSNMNMIEIPNSIGNLWSLSELDLSGNNFEFIPASIKGLTSLNILNLNNCQRLQALPDELPRGLLYIYAHGCTSLESISCCFKHRCLRKLVASNCYKLDQEAQSLIHRNVQLDSAKPEHLYFPGRDVPSCFSHQAMGSSLRIHLPQSRSSSNILGFSTCIMFGGNGQCSMNDVKIRCSCILKGVDGKELVVMDELWYPDPKAFANMSFGSDHLLLFSRTCISMGAYNEVFFEFSIENTKRDSSNPLVEVKKCAVHLITFKDMLQEHDSSSSLLFSANIDGPDLEFPEAFDDARVPKRRLHEAHYLHKKQPNPKRIKFLPVSSARKQYSKLHQPKVTPE, from the exons ATGGTGATAATAGAAACCTGTGCACTCTATTATAGCAAGGAGGAGAGAAACTTGACGACTTTCTGTGGTAGAAGCTTAGAAAGAGAATCCATGGCTTATCTTCCTTGTCTTTCTTCAGCCGTCTGGAAAACGGACGTTTTCGTGAGTTTTAGAGGAGAAGATGTGCGTAAAACATTCGTGAGCCATCTATTCTGCGAGCTTGATCGGATGGGGATCAATGCGTTCAGAGACGATTTGGATCTTGAGAGAGGCAAGTCAATCTCCCCAGAGCTTGTAGACGTGATCAAAGGCTCCAGGTTCGCCATTGTCGTGGTCTCTAGGAACTACGCCGCCTCAAGCTGGTGCTTGGACGAGCTCTTGAAGATCATGGAATGTAAAGATGCACTTGAACAGACTATCATACCCATTTTCTACGAGGTTGATCCTTCGGATGTGAGGAGACAGCATGGCAGCTTCGGTGAGGATGTTGAGAGTCATAGTGACAAGAAGAAGGTGAAGAAATGGAAAGAAGCTTTGACGATACTAGCTGCGATTTGTGGTGAAGATTCTCGGAATTG GAGGGATGAGTCAAAGCTGATTAAGAAGATCGTTAAAGACATTTCTGATAAACTGGTTTTCACTTCATTGGATGATTCAAAAGGGTTGATTGGAATGAGTTCCCATATGGACGTTCTGCAGTCTATGATGTGTGTTGAGGACGAAGGTGTTCGAATGGTAGGGATTTGGGGAATGGGTGGAGTTGGGAAAACTACGATTGCTAAATACTTATACAATGAACTCTCACGTCGATTCCAAGCTCATTGCTTCATAGAGAATGTGAAGGAAGTCTGTAACAGATTTGGAGTTAGGCGTTTACAAGGAGAGTTTTTATGCAGAATGtttggagagagagataaagaagCGTGCAGCTCGGTTTCTTGTTCGACTATAATAAAGAAAAGGTTCAGGCATAAAAGGGTTTTGATTGTCCTCGATGATGTAGATATATCTGAGCAGCTGAATGAATTGGTGAATGAGACTGGTTGGTTTGGTCCGGGAAGCAGAATCCTTGTGACAACGAGGGATAGACATTTGCTAGTTTCTCATGGTATAGATATAGATCTGATATATAAAGTTAAGTGTTTACCCAACCAAGAAGCTCTGCATCTCTTTCGTAACTATGCTTTCAGAAATGAGATTATAATACCACATGAGTTTCAGGAGTTATCGGATCAAGCTATAAACTATGCTTCTGGTCTTCCACTGGCTTTAAGAGTTTTAGGTTCTTTCCTTTATCGAAGAAGCCAAAGAGAATGGGAAAGCACACTTGCTAGGCTTGAAACTTCTCCTCAAAGTGATATCATGGAGGTTCTGAGAGTTAGCTACGATGGATTAGCTGAGCAAGAGAAGGCTATTTTTCTCTACATATCATGTTTCTATAACATGAAGCATGTTGATTATGTCACAAGACTTCTTGACATTTGTGGTTATGCCGCTGAAATTGGTATCACGGTTCTCACTGAGAAGTCATTGATAGGCATATCAAATGGATGCATAAAGATGCATGATTTGCTTCAACAGATGGGTAGAGAACTTGTTCGTCAACAAGCAGTCAAGAATCCGGCAGAACGGTTTCTTCTATGGGATCCTGAAGACATCTGTGATTTGCTGTCAGAAAATTCT GGAACAAAACTTGTTGAAGGAATGTCTCTGAACCTCTCTGAAATTTCTGAGGTATTTGTTAGTGATCGAGCTTTCGAGGGATTGTCTAATCTCAAGCTTCTCAACTTCTATGACCTTGCATATAATGGAGAGACCAGAATGCATCTACCTGATGGACTCAGTTATCTCCCACGCAAGCTTCGTTATCTACGCTGGGATGGATACCCTTTAAAGTCTATGCCTTCAAGATTTCATCCGGAGTTTCTTGTTGAATTTTGTATGAGTAATAGCCATCTCCAAAAACTTTGGAACGGAGTCCAG ccTCTTGGGAaattgaagaagatgaatctTTCTCGTTGTAAATACCTAATCGAAATTCCAGATCTCTCAAAAGCCACAAATCTGGAGGAACTAGACCTTTCCTATTGCCAAAGCTTGGCTGAGGTTACTCCATCTATCAAAAATCTTCAGAAACTTTATTGTTTCTACTTGACTAGTTGCATCCTACTCCAGAGATATAAGTGCAGTACAGAGACAGAGGAACTACCATCATCGATCAACCGTCTCTCTTGTCTGGTTGAATTGGATTTGTCAAATTGTAAGAGCATTAGGACTCTTCCAAGTTCTGTAAGGAACATGGTGTCACTTAAATCCATGAATTTGGTCGGTTGCAAACATCTTGAGAACCTCCCAGACTCGTTACAGAACCTCACATCTCTTGAAAATCTTGAAGTGTCTGGTTGCCTTAACATCAACGAGTTCCCTCGTGTTTCCACGAATATAAAAGTTCTGCGTATGTCTGAGACATCAATTGAAGAAATTCCTGCAAGGATCTGTAACCTCTCTCAGCTTAGGTCCTTGGATATTTCAGGAAATGAAAGACTGAAGTCTCTTCCGGTAAGCATTTCTGAGCTAAGATCACTTGAAAGGCTCAACCTCTCTGGCTGTTCTGTACTTGAGAGCTTTCCACCAGAAATATGCCAGACAATGAGATGCTTGAGGTGGCTTGATTTAGAAGGGACCAGTATTAAAGAACTTCCTGAAAACATTGGCAATTTGATAGCTCTCGAGGTGCTTCAAGCTAGAAGAACAGCTATAAGACGAGCACCATGGTCAATTGCGCTACTTACCCGTCTTCAAGTTTTAGCAATTGGGAATAGCTTCTATGCTTCAGAAGGTTTACATTCTCTATGTCCTCGCTTATCAAAGTTTGATGACTTGAGAGTTCTGTATCTAAGCAACATGAACATGATAGAGATCCCTAACAGTATTGGTAACTTATGGAGTCTATCAGAACTAGATTTGAGTGGTAATAATTTTGAGTTCATCCCCGCGAGCATCAAAGGACTCACCAGTTTGAACATACTGAATTTAAACAATTGCCAGAGACTTCAAGCACTGCCTGATGAGCTTCCACGGGGTCTGCTCTACATCTACGCACATGGCTGCACATCGCTAGAGAGTATCTCATGCTGCTTCAAGCATCGTTGTTTGCGCAAGCTTGTAGCGAGCAACTGTTACAAACTGGATCAAGAGGCACAGAGTCTCATTCACCGTAACGTGCAGCTAGACTCAGCAAAACCAGAACACTTGTATTTTCCTGGAAGAGATGTGCCATCTTGCTTCAGTCACCAAGCCATGGGATCTTCGCTAAGAATACACTTGCCTCAGAGTCGATCATCATCGAACATTCTAGGATTTTCCACCTGCATCATGTTTGGTGGCAATGGACAGTGCTCTATGAACGATGTCAAGATACGTTGTTCTTGCATTCTAAAAGGAGTTGATGGTAAAGAGCTGGTTGTTATGGATGAGCTATGGTATCCTGATCCAAAAGCTTTCGCAAACATGAGTTTTGGATCAGATCACCTTCTCTTGTTCAGCAGAACTTGCATTTCCATGGGAGCTTACAACGAAGTCTTCTTTGAGTTTTCAATCGAAAACACGAAAAGAGATTCTTCTAACCCCCTTGTAGAGGTTAAAAAATGTGCGGTGCACCTCATTACGTTTAAAGACATGTTACAAGAGCATGATAGCTCATCCTCACTACTGTTCTCTGCGAACATTGACGGTCCTGATTTGGAGTTTCCAGAAGCATTCGATGACGCAAGAGTTCCGAAAAGAAGACTACATGAGGCACATTACTTGCACAAGAAGCAACCAAATCCCAAGAGGATCAAGTTTCTTCCTGTTTCTTCAGCTCGAAAGCAATATTCCAAATTACATCAACCGAAGGTTACACCAGAGTGA
- the LOC103833189 gene encoding uncharacterized protein LOC103833189 translates to MDPQAFIRLSVGSLALRSPKYLLNPSSTSDEKKNSCSQCSCEIKLRGFPVQTTSIPLMPSLDAAPDHHSVSTSFYLEESDLRSLLTPGCFYNPNAHLEISVFAGKKSSSHCGVGAKRQQIGVFKLEVGPEWGEGKPVILFNGWIGIGKNKRDGGAQLHLRVKLDPDPRYVFQFEDVTTLSPQIVQLRGSVKQPIFSCKFSRDRVSQVDPLNGYWSSSGDGTELGSERRERKGWKVKIHDLSGSAVAAAFITTPFVPSTGCDWVAKSNPGAWHVVRPDPCRPNSWQPWGKLEAWRERGIRDSVCCRFHILSNGQEVGDVLMSEILISAEKGGEFLIDTDKQMLTVAATPIPSPQSSGDYSGLGQCVSGGGFVMSSRVQGEGKSSKPVVQLAMRHVTCVEDAAIFMALAAAVDLSILACKPFRRTSRRRFRHYSW, encoded by the exons ATGGATCCCCAAGCTTTCATCCGTCTTTCAGTTGGCTCACTTGCCTTAAGAAGCCCCAAGTATCTCCTAAACCCTTCTTCAACCTCTGATGAGAAGAAGAACTCTTGTTCCCAATGCTCTTGCGAGATAAAACTCCGAGGCTTCCCTGTTCAGACCACATCCATCCCTCTGATGCCTTCCTTAGACGCAGCTCCTGACCATCACAGCGTCTCCACAAGCTTTTACCTCGAAGAGTCTGATTTAAGATCTCTCCTGACACCTGGATGCTTCTATAACCCCAACGCTCACTTGGAGATTTCGGTTTTCGCCGGTAAAAAGAGTTCTTCTCACTGCGGGGTTGGTGCTAAAAGACAGCAGATTGGTGTGTTTAAGTTGGAGGTAGGTCCTGAATGGGGAGAAGGAAAGCCAGTGATTCTGTTTAATGGATGGATAGGTATTGGAAAGAACAAGAGAGATGGTGGTGCACAGCTTCATCTGAGGGTGAAGCTTGATCCTGATCCTAGATATGTTTTCCAGTTCGAGGATGTTACTACTTTGAGCCCTCAGATAGTTCAGCTTCGTGGCTCGGTTAAGCAACCTATCTTCAGCTGCAAGTTTAGCCGAGACAG GGTGTCACAGGTGGATCCGTTGAATGGATACTGGTCAAGTTCAGGGGATGGAACCGAGCTTGGGAGTGAGAGACGTGAGAGAAAAGGCTGGAAGGTGAAGATACATGATCTCTCCGGCTCTGCGGTTGCTGCAGCTTTCATAACAACTCCTTTTGTCCCATCCACTGGATGTGATTGGGTGGCCAAGTCCAACCCTGGTGCTTGGCACGTGGTCCGGCCTGACCCGTGCCGACCAAACAGCTGGCAGCCATGGGGAAAGCTCGAAGCCTGGCGGGAACGCGGGATCAGAGACTCTGTCTGCTGCAGGTTCCATATCCTTTCAAACGGGCAAGAAGTTGGAGATGTTCTAATGTCGGAGATACTCATCAGCGCTGAGAAAGGCGGGGAGTTTTTGATCGACACGGACAAACAGATGCTGACCGTTGCAGCTACGCCGATCCCAAGCCCGCAGAGCAGCGGAGACTACTCGGGTTTAGGACAGTGTGTCTCTGGAGGCGGGTTTGTAATGAGCTCGAGAGTGCAAGGGGAAGGGAAAAGCAGTAAGCCAGTTGTGCAGTTGGCTATGAGGCATGTGACTTGTGTGGAAGATGCAGCTATCTTCATGGCGCTTGCTGCTGCTGTTGATCTTAGCATTCTGGCTTGTAAACCTTTCAGGAGGACGAGCCGGAGAAGGTTCCGCCATTACTCATGGTAG
- the LOC103833194 gene encoding tRNA (guanine-N(7)-)-methyltransferase, with translation MLSSNPIEKKKKKKMGSLTQACSSSSSLAKSVFSLASSSPSRRKITRHYSSSFFRASTSPLASVCVDSKEVRSTDLVDLEYAELNLKYKISEEVGHVRIRQHVNPLSSSFSTPAPVPAWEEVYKDPSLPLMVDIGSGSGRFLLWLAKKNAESGNYLGLEIRQILVKRANFWVNELGLSNAHFIFANAMVSFDQLISSYPGPLEFVSILCPDPHFKKRHHKRRVVQKPLVDSILQNLKPGGKIFVQSDVLDVAQDMRDQLDEEAKVLEHVDTVDTEEGWLRENPMGIRTEREIHAELEGARIYRRLYQKKILIDSIQ, from the exons atgtTATCGTCGAAtccaattgaaaaaaaaaaaaaaaaaaagatgggtTCTTTAACTCAAGcgtgctcttcttcttcttctctggcGAAGAGTGTGTTTTCATTGGCTTCTTCATCGCCGAGCAGGCGCAAAATCACTCGCCACTATAGCAGCAGCTTCTTCAGAGCATCCACCTCACCGTTGGCGTCAGTTTGTGTCGATTCAAAGGAAGTGAGAAGCACTGATTTGGTGGACTTGGAGTATGCAGAGCTTAACCTCAAGTACAAGATATCTGAA GAAGTGGGTCATGTAAGAATCAGACAGCATGTTAACCCTCTCAGTTCCTCTTTCTCT ACTCCAGCTCCAGTTCCGGCTTGGGAGGAAGTTTATAAGGATCCATCGCTACCTCTTATGGTTGATATTGGAAGTG GTAGTGGCAGATTCCTCCTGTGGCTAGCCAAGAAGAATGCTGAGTCAGGCAACTACTTGGGGTTGGAGATACGCCAGATA CTGGTCAAGCGTGCTAACTTTTGGGTTAACGAGCTGGGACTTTCTAACGC ACATTTCATATTTGCAAATGCCATGGTTTCATTTGATCAGCTTATATCAAGCTACCCTGGACCGTTGGAGTTTGTCTCAATCTTG TGTCCGGATCCACATTTCAAGAAACGCCATCACAAGAGACGTGTTGTCCAAAAGCCTTTGGTAGATTCCATTCTACAAAACCTGAAACCTGGCGGAAAG ATCTTTGTGCAGTCAGATGTGCTCGACGTAGCTCAGGACATGAGAGATCAGTTAGACGAGGAAGCAAAGGTTCTTGAACATGTGGACACAGTTGATACAGAGGAAGGTTGGTTAAGGGAAAACCCAATGGGTATACGAACTGAACGAGAGATTCACGCTGAACTCGAAGGTGCAAGGATCTACAGAAGACTATATCAGAAGAAGATATTGATTGATAGTATTCAATAA
- the LOC103833187 gene encoding LOW QUALITY PROTEIN: AUGMIN subunit 7 (The sequence of the model RefSeq protein was modified relative to this genomic sequence to represent the inferred CDS: inserted 3 bases in 2 codons; deleted 3 bases in 2 codons) has product MAAKQMEEIQKKLGRLSYPRANAPAQSLLLFAGMERYALLEWLFFKLLGDKSPXGDAGVRDEKTVRIQYLAEITKCLGFTPTLDIEAIQGHGTYEDRMEMLRNIVDLVEASLFSDNPEWSIDEQVAKDIQLIDAIAERQFLIFSXECKLFPADVQIQSIYPLPEVSELETKLSEQAKILSNLQQKVDDLAAKHAYNPDEEYAEVESELRDRLESFLETARAFNTIYTKEIRPWTHMMEVPQLHGFGPAGNRLLEAYNMLFKFLGNMKNLRGSHAALSIGSSGGTVAGEPSSVTRIVSECEAALTVLNRDLGILSASIAREQGERL; this is encoded by the exons ATGGCGGCGAAGCAGATGGAAGAGATACAGAAGAAGCTG GGGAGGCTTAGTTACCCGAGGGCTAATGCTCCTGCTCAgtct cttctcctcttcgcTGGGATGGAGCGTTATGCTCTTCTCGAGTGGCTCTTTTTCAA GTTATTAGGTGATAAATCTCC AGGAGATGCTGGAGTTCGTGATGAGAAAACTGTTCGTATCCAGT ATTTGGCAGAGATAACAAAGTGTCTGGGGTTCACACCAACACTAGATATAGAAGCCATTCAA GGACATGGAACCTATGAAGATAGAATGGAAATGCTACGCAATATTGTTGATTTAGTGGAGGCAAGCCTCTTCTCGGATAATCCAGAATGGAG TATTGATGAGCAGGTTGCCAAAGATATCCAGCTCATAGATGCTATTGCAGAGAGacagtttcttatatttt gGGAATGCAAACTGTTCCCTGCTGATGTGCAAATCCAGTCTATCTATCCACT ACCAGAGGTTTCAGAACTGGAGACAAAACTCTCGGAACAGGCCAAGATTCTCTCTAATCTTCAGCAAAAAGTTGATGACTTGGCAGCAAAG CATGCGTACAACCCGGACGAAGAATATGCAGAAGTGGAATCTGAACTAAGGGATCGTTTAGAGTCGTTTCTTGAAACTGCTAGAGCTTTCAACACAATCTACACAAAG GAAATACGTCCGTGGACTCACATGATGGAAGTGCCTCAGCTCCATGGGTTTGGTCCTGCTGGAAACCGTTTACTGGAGGCCTATAATATGCTTTTCAAG TTCCTAGGGAACATGAAGAACCTAAGAGGCTCACATGCAGCACTTTCGATTGGATCATCAGGAGGAACAGTAGCTGGAGAGCCATCTTCTGTAACTAGAATTGTGTCGGAGTGTGAAGCCGCATTAACTGTTCTCAATCGAGACCTTGGGATCCTCTCTGCTTCTATTGCTCGTGAGCAAGGGGAGCGTCTGTAA
- the LOC103833186 gene encoding uncharacterized protein LOC103833186: protein MDQRTGDPRIYIVTLLFLSCILTGGVLLGLYLVQHDPNPLFLQAGMFFVGIPWFFWFLAYIYSCLLKPCILSISQRVSRFDPEKGQEEEEEKNNRSITEIAMSDSHPVAAVELGNSPSDGEKHVQFGNVVVLGDEGGVKAAEEDLNERSTNKLIPDHMRMGDEGNQEHHDESGVDKDCDRTPLRLSVGNR, encoded by the coding sequence ATGGATCAAAGAACAGGTGATCCAAGAATATACATCGTCactcttctctttctttcatGCATCCTCACAGGAGGAGTCCTTCTCGGGCTTTACCTCGTCCAACATGATCCAAATCCTCTGTTTCTACAAGCGGGTATGTTCTTCGTTGGTATCCCTTGGTTCTTCTGGTTCTTGGCTTACATCTACTCTTGTCTCCTCAAGCCTTGCATCCTCTCCATAAGCCAAAGAGTTTCCAGATTCGATCCGGAGAAAGgccaggaggaggaggaggagaagaacaATAGAAGCATCACGGAAATCGCCATGTCGGATTCACATCCCGTGGCTGCGGTGGAGCTGGGGAATTCGCCGAGTGATGGTGAGAAGCACGTGCAGTTCGGGAATGTGGTGGTTCTTggagatgaaggaggagtaaaAGCAGCAGAAGAGGATCTAAATGAGAGAAGTACTAATAAACTGATTCCGGATCATATGAGAATGGGAGACGAAGGTAATCAAGAACATCATGACGAGAGTGGCGTTGATAAGGATTGCGATAGAACTCCTTTGAGATTATCCGTGGGGAACAGATGA